The following proteins are encoded in a genomic region of Rissa tridactyla isolate bRisTri1 chromosome 5, bRisTri1.patW.cur.20221130, whole genome shotgun sequence:
- the DCK gene encoding deoxycytidine kinase produces MATPPKRGRLEGRIKKVAVEGNIAAGKSTFVNILKQADEEWEVVPEPVARWCNVQQNFEEDCEELTTSQKSGENVLRMMYEKPERWSFTFQTYACLSRIRAQLRSLEGKLKEAENPVVFFERSVYSDRYIFAANLYESDCMNETEWTIYQDWHDWMNKQFGQSLALDGIIYLRATPEKCLNRIYLRGRDEEQEIPIEYLEKLHYKHESWLQHRTLRTHFEYLQEIPILTLDVNEDFKGKKDRYDHMTEKVKEFLSTL; encoded by the exons ATGGCCACCCCTCCCAAGCGCGGGCGGCTGGAGGGCCGCATCAAGAAGGTCGCCGTGGAGGGCAACATCG CCGCAGGGAAATCGACATTTGTGAATATCCTCAAACAAGCCGATGAGGAATGGGAAGTTGTTCCTGAGCCTGTGGCTAGATGGTGCAACGTTCAGCAAAACTTTGAAGAGGATTGCGAG GAGCTGACTACATCACAGAAGAGTGGCGAAAACGTGCTTCGGATGATGTATGAGAAACCAGAAAGGTGGTCTTTCACTTTCCAGACATACGCGTGTCTCAGCAGGATCCGGGCTCAGCTCAGATCCCTTGAGGGCAAACTCAAAGAGGCGGAGAATCCTGTGGTCTTCTTCGAGCGATCTGTCTACAGCGACAG ATATATCTTTGCAGCTAATTTATATGAGTCTGATTGCATGAATGAAACGGAATGGACTATTTACCAAGACTGGCATGACTGGATGAATAAGCAGTTTGGTCAAAGCCTAGCGCTGGATGGGATCATTTATCTCAGAGCCACTCCTGAG AAATGCTTAAATAGGATTTACTTGCGTGGAAGAGACGAAGAGCAAGAAATTCCCATTGAATATCTGGAGAAGCTTCACTACAAACATGAAAGTTGGCTTCAGCATAGGACTCTgcg AACACATTTTGAATATCTACAGGAAATACCTATTTTAACGTTAGATGTTAATGAAGACTTCAAAGGCAAAAAGGACAGATATGATCACATGACTGAAAAG gtCAAAGAATTTTTGAGCACGTTATAA